One segment of Massilia sp. Se16.2.3 DNA contains the following:
- a CDS encoding type II secretion system protein GspK, which yields MLERLRPYVVVLPERTPVNVNTASAEVLSAVIPNYSLSEANALLARRRNVPWDDIGKFQQEVGNRPLVADSASVHSDWFLVNSRIRLDRAALNALSLIKRQPGVIGGGVSVVWVRQN from the coding sequence ATGCTCGAGCGGTTGCGCCCCTACGTGGTGGTGCTGCCCGAGCGCACGCCGGTGAACGTGAATACGGCGTCGGCCGAGGTGCTGTCGGCGGTAATTCCGAATTATTCGCTGTCGGAAGCGAACGCGCTGCTGGCGCGGCGCCGCAACGTGCCCTGGGACGACATCGGCAAGTTTCAGCAGGAAGTCGGCAACCGCCCGCTGGTGGCCGATTCGGCGAGCGTGCACAGCGACTGGTTCCTGGTGAACAGCCGCATCCGCCTCGACCGCGCCGCCCTGAACGCGCTGTCGCTGATCAAGCGGCAGCCGGGCGTGATCGGCGGCGGCGTGTCGGTGGTCTGGGTTCGTCAAAATTAA